ttatataatattaaaaattataatatataggtaggtatatcggaTTAGTGCAGACTGTAAATGCATTTCAAACTATAACGATATTTCATAAATCACCAAATTATAAGCCAAACAatcaatgtaaatttttttaaatttgaatatgaactatataattataatataagaagttGTAAATGTTATActgaagacaaaaaaaaaatatttcataatatatatatttgaaattgtatactTCAAGGTAAAAATCGTAAACGCTAATAAAAAAGTTCGGTTGATTcccgattaaaaaaaaaaaaaaaaaaggctgtATACATATCGTGTATAGAGGCCattgtagattattattattattttattattattatacaataccacCCAATCGGGGAAGCACATCGCTCTGACGACGGAGGTGCATAATATATCGAATGTCATTTATAATTACGTATACACGCGATCAAAACCGTATGCAAACACtacacctacataatataaaggcCTCTCTCTGTGTGCGTGcctataagcataatattatatattgaatgtGAGCGTATATTAGGGTTATGTAGGTACTTCCGTCCAGACTAACGTttcctactttttttttgtccatattgtctaaattattttaacgtcACGTGCCCTCGAGTAGATacgcatatattatttagtacctataaataatattatacctaaaaacttttataatttttatcgtttaagtttaagttgttttacttttgttaataacaattgacaaaatacttttttaattccttattccaAAACactataaagaatatttttaggaGTTTTGGACAAATAGTTTATGAGGTACaagtatatttaaagtttagatgagctgAACATAGAGTGGGATAGGGGAACCCCACAAGGCACAAAGTACCTAGAAACTATTAGTGTGCACTAATCCActtatcaaaactttaaatacttataaagttataacttatcagaaatttaatttttatacctaggtatacttaaatttgttaatagtttttgaaataacgaATGTTTtacgttaaatatattatgtataatcgcctggtatattataatatgctgtatAAATACGATATAGGGCTATCAAAAATCTATTAATCaacaataatgtataggtaataaataataatatatttatttgtcttATTTGTTTTGTCCTGCATAGCCATCACGACCGCAGTCGCTGGTAGACCGCCACAGTCCACGTCGCCGTCGCCTTCGCCGTCACCGGCCACGCTGCGCGAACTGTACGCCATGGCGGCCAGCCAACAGCACCAGCAGCACTCGCGACTGCTCGAGCTATCCAACAGATATCGCGGGTATCCGGAAATCGCCCATCACGTGTTCAACCAACAAGGAGCAGTCACCAAGTTGCTAGGTAAGACCGATCAAATATCATCATCTTTGcaaaaaccatataatattaagatacgCGCgtcgatataaatattatatgtaattatatatgttACAGTAAATTACGTTAAACggaaattaacgttattcactAAGCTATAATAAggtataattaactatataatttttcgTTAGGtgtgatattttcaaatgtaaccTCCAGTCTCTTGGACCTCCAtcatattaacttaatatgtaggtaagcCGTACGCCGGTGTCCGATAaagttttattagtaattagtaccGCAATTAGTTTTGCCTTTAGCGGTCACCTTATCATTGCTCGTTGgaaatctattttataatcgACATTTCCCATTTCATACGGTTATAACGATGATTCCCATATCTGTAggtaaataacgttaataaccgGCGGATAACGTTATTTTccgatataacataatttaccGTAACATTTCCGATATCGGCGAGTGTCCGTATACCGCGATTAAcgataactattaataatattatgtaatatcatttgataatatatattatattataatgcgtcgtgtacttattataataataataatatgttcgatGTCGTATAATAGTGCACGTCCGTCTTGCCCGCCTTCTCCGCGCCAACGCATGACGACCGTCGCCCCTCGAATACGCGCGCATGTCACAACCCGCGGTATACCCCATGGCTGCCGTGATCACTATCACgactaagtataataataataataataatataatatacgcgcgtaATAGGCCACCACTAGAACGTTTGACGTTTGAgacatgtattttattatgacgtagtgtttgacgtttttttttctttcattcttTTTACAATCCACTCGCGATTGATTTTTCTTCATACTATTCCTTTTTACATTACTATATTACTTCAAAttcacgtttattattattattattattattcacttagGTACATTACTATTTGATGatgtgttataaattacaaaacaatgCAAGTTCATTTCGCGCCGCGGCGGGTTCGTTTTGAGCGCatttcactattataatatgacgtgtgcAGTGTGCGATGTCTTGTCCGCTCGTGTGTAGTGCATCACTTCATAACTCATAAACGCCGTTatatcgtcataatattatattatacgcgtaccgTAATCTATGAATACAAAATacctataggtgtataataaatatggatataatatgatacgatataatactatgtacctaCGATCTACGAAATTAATAGTTATCTGTTCgggttttgtatattatgagcCACGGCTTTATACACGAAACTGCAGAGTCTATCGATCCATTTCATGGAAATATTTGAGTACAATATCCGTTACCgagttaaaaaacatattacgtCATAACTCAGCATCAACGTGGTGTTTATAAATGTTCCGATTTTTTTCGACTAGCCAGTAGGTATACAGATTAAATTTCCACTCGTTTCAGAACGAACGACAttgtctgtataatattgtagctatattattatagatgggaaaaaaaataaaactgttttttccTCTTTATTTCACGAGTGACATTTATAAACATCTGCCcttggtataaatatatagtcaaaagttaaatattctaggacttgtaatatatttgtgaacactgaataggtacatactatctATACTTAATGAACTTAAAGGCAGCAggcaacaaacatttttattaatattatgcataacaaTGATGTAAAATTACGTTACCTATAAATTAAGATTGTATGAACTGTGAAGTTACTTTTACAACCATATAAGGAGAATAAAAATTTTGGATACTAGCCTAAATAGTGTCTCAAAACGTATATCcttttgataataaaaacagtattaactttttttaaactagtttcgttaacaaataaaaattaaggttgGTATACCGTAAATATGACGATGTAGTTGGTCgtagtattaaattatgtaacaaaattatgttttagaaCGACCATCACATTTGTATAAACAACACTGCGTCTATTATATAGCCGTATTAATGGTTTCTTTTATAAACTAACAcacaaattgataaaataaaattccgataaaaattatagttatttatatattatacaatattatgcaagaGGAATGTGCGTGTAGCATAAAATGTAGCTCCAGATActcaaaaatgtacctataaacgCCGTATTCAACGCGGTTGAAGCTGATGTCTATACAGcacaatacaattattgcatGACCATTAGACGGTGGAAGCATAATAATTCGTATAGAGAAGAAAACTTGAGAAACACcgttttatttcatatttcgattcaatataaattatgtccatttatcttaatattctgactaatatatatatatatatttaatatagcatGCAAGGTGACCAGTTACGGTGTGCGATTGAATTCAGCATAGGCGTAccgaaaatatgttaatattcgCATACGTACGCatagttcaattattattcGCCGAGTATTTGTAACACGATATAGGTATTACGTTGGGATGCTTCGTTGCCGGTCGACTACTTTGTTACGCTGTTGGGCGCACACGTCCGTGAACGGTACAGCCTCTGCAGGTACAAAAGAAGCGAATAACAGAACGTGAGAAGTCTAACATGAGATTTAATTATTTCACGAAATCGAATTATTTCTGTTTGACCCGTACACGCGGCTGTGATTTTCTCCTCAGGGAACGCGGACTTGCTGCTTgttaaccaaaattaaattgtttgaaaaaaaaaaaccaaaatagaaaGTGGTCtaagtaatagtataatattataatcaatacttTTTAAGCCCATGACCACAACTACCGGTCTCATTTTGTACATTTCACTCGATCATGCccatttacatttttgtaagtCTTCAGTGGGCTTTGACAATCATTCGTGAATGGGTACGATTTGTtcgattaataaatatacatgatATAGTGATTCTCTACAATGTACATTTCCATGAGGGGTCATAAAAAGCTTGTTAAAACAAACATTAGTAACTACGACGTATTTACGTATATTCACTGAGTATTTGAAAGCGCACACCACACGTACACGGTtgactgttttaatttttaaaagcagATGCAACCACAAGTTGACAATccgttgatattaaaatattatgtaattaattgtataacaataatataataaattctatatattaatattataatcattagaaTTTGTAGATtaacaaatatacatttgtacaaTTCGTGAAATACAATAACAACAtgatttgttaattgttatgccACTTCATTAGgtcgaaatttttaaaatatatattgtatactagatacataatattatgtaacgtactataatataattgtataaatacttGGTACTTACCAATTTGAAAAGTTATTTCatgtaaaacattaattagtTACTTACGCCAGTtaagagttattttttttatgaactaaCTCGAGATACATctaacatatttttgttattatttctatatgtaTAAACAGTGGTTAGTTATCTAAGTTCTACATGCGGctgtatagtataggtaataatagccGATTTCGCATACATTTTATCGAtggaatgtttataatttttctttaaaacatttaatattttacaatgatataatattataggtattcagtatTATTCAGTATTAATGGATACACCCGtttacattgtaataatatagttggtatataaatataatacaatgtattgtatatgtttaataaaatgtatatatatatattttttttcatttgtcaaTTATATACCTTGCAATCACGCATTTACCTAAACACAAATAGTTAAACAAGTTGGACAAGATGTCGTGGTTGAAGATGATTATAGTAATTTGCGAGggtaagaaaaattaataataataatcaaccaAGAACCTGTTGGCTTGCGGCTGTCAGAGTGTTCATGTATGTGCAGAGTGTAGGTGCGAAAGCCAAATTGTCgccaaataatatgtatacatacgaatgtatatatttaatataatagtaactcATGTTATGTTggcgtatgtgtgtgtatgtgtatgtgttaATTAGCCGTCGACACGAATTCGGTTTAACACGCGTCTTTAGATTTCGCCTGACTCGGCGGGGACCGGCTGCATTTGGCAACGGGCACGAACACGACGAggggaaaaaaaacaataccagAAGTCATTCGGAAGAGATTATTTTGTACAGGAAGTGCAGGTGGACGAAgccgttgattttttttttgcctttctAAACTCCGAACCACCATCCTACGCGAGGAGGAGGAAAAAAACCTTATACTCGATAGATATATATACACGGTATGTCCATCgcgaataaactaataaaaataataatacattattataccgtgtttcgttactttttttcttcTGCATTCGGAATTATTTAATGAACGAGTGCTGTGCGTACCTAAACTTCATACGTGCATAGTATTTATGTACCGCGCATTGTTTTTATACCGGGCGTACTTCTATAACTACCCGTGcgtttttttttgaacaaagaacaaatattttattatgtaaatgtccACTCCGAATGCAATGATACCCATCTGTTGGAGTTTTCGTATTAAACGTTTCGAGCCGGAACAGtgtatgaaagaaaaatatgatctctgaaaaaaaaacacatacctaCACCGACggatatatttatgtacaatataatcacTCTGTTAGACCTGACGAACAAGAAGTCGAGTTCATGAATTATTTTAAGACGGTTGTTATTACggggaattaaaataattactaattgttGCCTAATTGTTTCGAAAcggtgttttttaattttttttttttattgtctacCGGACAACAATAAAACGGTATTCGCTTTTTTTTAGAACCTTATATATTTTCCCCTATCGTTCTATTACCGGacgtgtatttactatttatgaaGCATTTTAACCATAACATCATAATACAAATACCTACAGCTTGAATAACGAATTAACacttagttaatataattttgattatttctacttaacatataaaatatatacctaccgcttatacaacataattatgtattattttttatcgatgAGAgatcctttttaatttttaaacacatgtttaattactgttttgtgtatCTAATCTGcttatatacctatttgtatattttatatttttcctcaAGTAAAATTATCTGTATAAAATTATCACATTTTTACACaccataaaaaatatgaatacattatgaaattatatgtcTGTGCATTCGTATAAGTAATAAtgtagttataaaaaattaattaataatttatcatagcaAAACACAAAAATCAGCTACATCTTCCATGACTCAAAACTAATATAACTGAAAACTCACTCTCCTCTCTCTCACTCTCCGACAATCTCACGAAAGATATTAATCTAGCCTGGGTACATTTACTTCAATACTACAAAACACGCATACCTACAAGTTACCTATGAAGTTATTTGAATATCGTATGAACCGGTATGAATTTATGATACCCaaacaattaatgtattttttcaaCGAAATTGTTAAATCCATTACCCAAAACTGTATCTTTATTCTTTTtagtttatacatatatacctaccaaacataatttatatttgtgagTATACTTACAAGCTTctcaattaatttgatttatcgAAGCCCATTGAGAATAATTAAATCTAATCCATTTGAATTCATtgatcttttttttataactttttgttttttgtttcaaactttaaatttcgatattttgctatttttatcGTCGAttgaatttacataaaaattttatttttaagttaatggTATTGTGCtgtaatgaatattttcaataccGTACCTTctggctataaattaaaataatatctgtacATGTTTACGGGTAAAACAGTAAACTTATAATGATAgactttattcaaaaatatattgtaatttaatcataaaaaaatgtatacttaaatatatacctaaatgagTTATAAATGTTcacagtaggtaggtagctaAAACATTCACGCACATTTGATGCAAAttagtatatgtataaaaacttTTCGATTTCTTTATGAAAACATAccgaattttttgaatttaataaaatcaacgCCTATTACACGCACTTTCATTTAACGTACCAAcatgatacttatattatatttctacgtAAATATTAGTTGACGATCAGATTAAAGCTCGCATgtttctaaaatgttatatataaactagATTCGCCAATATACCACACtagttttatttgttaattattaaagtacaatattgtttatctttttttttagttctagatgaataagttaatatagttatctctaatgtaataaaaaaaaaaaaattgatttaataaatggAGTTATAtccgttattatattttaacacgttatttattggtacctattataaagtctgtaaaattgtttttgcattcagaatttatgattttaataatttttaccttaccaactgaataaattaaaatatttttactattaaaatccTAATACATACGTTTGTAAAAATTTgctgatttattaaattaatgtcgttatttttgaatgaaataaacgtttactataaatataacattgatACTTGATAGGTAATGAGAACTAATAAATGGcaatatgtatgatattatgacatttagaactaaaaaacaattttatataagaattgaataatttgcatcaattgaaaaatgtttttttataaacacaCGTCTTTtgacgtataaattatttacccttcatataaatcatttttgacGCTTTCTTATTAAATGACGCATACCTGTATATACAGTCCAACGATTTGACTAACAAACTAGGTTTGTTTTTCCCCGGAAATATACGTCACATCATGGTCAACCTCTAATGAGACACttggtcattatattatacacacatatgtacatataaacatgaatatgagaaaaaaatagaagccgttattatatattatatccagaACCAGATGCTCCTATTGTCAAGATGACCATACCTATTGAATATTGACTGTCTGCCGCTTATTAAgtctcatattatttaaatagtactCCTGCAGTATATTTAACTGTGTTACGAAACAATGTAATGTCGTTATgtgtacacgtataatatacacgCCTGGCGATCGGACCGTCCCTTTCAGGTCCAGGTGTATGTTGACTTCTTGAATGGGCAGCGGTTCGaagaataacaaaaaataaattgttcttcGGTAATACGATATCGGATGACGGTGTAATccattatttatgattttttttattcctcaAGACAAAAGACTAACGCATAACATGTGAAACCTGTTCACATGTACAGCAAGACAGCCACAATAATAAGGATGAACGATTTGGTTGGAAACCACAGGGAATTGGTTTTAACGTATTGTAGATCGcactaattaaatatgtatagtataggtatattatttatatgaacatcatcctaaaaaatataataaatttatcaatacTTATTCGTAATCTACCAGAAATACCCATAGTTGCaatcataatagtatttattacttatatattttatacttttaattatttaattgaaaaataatatcatgttggctaaattaataatgaatacaattgaTAGCGACTAATAACACACATATAGTCATATGTGTGTTAGTTAAACTGAAGTTATATGCTCAGATATAAGTGAATATGTGGACTTTTTCGTTCGACTAAGACCTATAGAACttaaatattgcatttttattttttagaataattgcTTTTTAATAAACCTAAACGTAACATTCATATTTGTTTCGTCGTTTATTCGTTTATACGTGTGTTTTTCTCGTTTTATCATGAAATCAGAGCGGATAAGCGGTACAATCGAATCTTCGTCATCGGAAGTTAATGAATCATCCAACAGTCCGAAATCCTGCAATGACAGCGGTTCGCAAAAAGCTATGAGTTTCGTCGCATCGACGTATGGCGGCGGTGACGACCCAATTTCTGTAGAGACGTCAAAAGTAGTAGACCAGTGTGCCGGGGAATCGCCCAGGGCCCGACTGAACTCGCAGCGGTTTATCGACGACGGCGATGACGTCATAATCGACGAGCAGACggaaatagaaaacaaaatgtCGGAGCGGTTCAGCGACGAGGATCGGCCGCGGTCGACCGATCGTCCGACGGTCGAGAACGATTCGGGGTTCGATCGGTACGACGCCAAGGACTCGGGGCAAAGTTTCTGCGCCGACGGTGACAGAGACTGCGACGATAGTTCGTTGACGAGTTCTTGGCTACTGGGCACTGACGAGATCATCACCGGTAGACGAATTCGTCCATCGCCGAACAAACGGGTAGCGGCGGTTACGACAGCCGTTAAAGGCCGAAAAAAGAGAAACCCGGCGCTTGGTCGCAAGAAAGCGCTAGCTCGGTTGCGGGGGTCGCACTCCGCTGAGAATGGAAACAAGGCGGAAGGGCTGTCGTCGTCGTTTCTACCACTGCCGCCGAATCCGATACCTATCGTCGATTCCggtaaatatttcgaaaatgccTCGGTGGCCCCCAGCCGGCCACAGAGGGAACAACAGATCAAAGACGCCAAGGACTCGAGGCAAAGTTTCTGCACCGACGGCGACAGCGACTGCGACGATAGTTCGTTGACGAGTTCTTGGCTGCTGGGCACTGATGAGATTATCACCGGTAGAAAAAGTCGTCCGTCGCCAGACAAACGGTTTGCGGCGGTTACGACAGCCGTCAAAAGCCGGAAAAAGAGAAAACCGGCGCTTGGTCGGAAAAAAGCGCTAGCTCGGTTGCGGGGGTTGCACTCCGCTGAGAATGGAAACCCGGAGGAAGGACTGTCAGAAGACGGCTGGGCGTCGCCCACCCGGCAACAGAGGGAAAAACAGATCAAAGACGCGTACGCGGCGCCGGAAGAAAACAACCGGACGTCGGCGGCTGCGATGGCCAGGCGGACCACCGACCGCTGTCACGAGGCGTCGTCTTTAATTAATCGCAGAATGGGTAACAGAGAAATCACGCGCACAAACAAAATAATCGTCGACAAGATATTAAATGTCCGGACGACCATTccgaaaaccaaaaaataatcgATTACCGCACTAGCGAACGAACATCGTCACCATCGTCgtcatcatcgtcatcgtcgtcatcAGCGCGTAGCGTGTTGTGCACCCGCCATATTgtaactataatacaatattataatatattataatgcgtgtGTGCTACggcatactatttttttttaattttcattctaTACTGTGTATACTATTtacgaaatatatattttattctcttcGACgtgtaacgatattataataataataataataatattataaagaacgcGATATCGTATGTCGCTTAAACTCTGCATGCgtcgtatatttatattaaaaaattatataaacgtgTTTGAGAAATTGGCGAATATACCTACTaccgagtgtataatataatgtatatttctaAGGATGTCGGAGACAAAAATATCCGGCCGTGTTCGATTTTTTCGCCgaattttcgtataatattattcgaataatttgtAAGTAATCGACGTTTTGTATACATAAGTTCGCGGTGTAAACCAATAATTGGACGCAAatcttacaatataatatgttatatgttacAGTTAAAACCCGAAATCCGTCAAAACTAGGTTTCACAACCACCTTTcgttaaaacttattttaaccAATTAAAACTAGAGTAAACTTCAAGTTTAAATGTCTAAATGAAAAAGCTAGTTTTTACTGAAATGTTCAGTTCAGTTCGTGGCTTTGCGTACagtgtgttattacttattaactgTTCATTGTTTGCATTTTTCTTGGATGGAAACTTCTTCAGTAATATTTAACAGAATTTTTGATATTAACTatgaatgaaattaattttcgaGAAAAATCTGAAAATCAATTTTCATTGGGTAGCTTTAGTGTTcaccattatattttactataatcaAAAAAGTAAGTTAAAACTAGCTCTAACGTTGAGGGTCCTGGTTAATTCTAGTATTGACTAGTTAAAACTATAGTTTTGACGAATTTCGGATTTTAACTGTAACATAGATACCTATACAGTCATACagaatataggtatctatatgtaTACACTTATTTTAACACAATCACGACCGAAAATGCTTGGTTCGATTAATCGCGgccaatattatttcatattatattaaccctCGTAAgtcattattacatattatcataatgtgatacaaaaatacataggaATACGAGTACTATATTTGAGAGCGTTtacgaattaattaattacaatatacggTTAATCGCtatcatgattatattatacgtatcatATACtattgtcatattaatatattatagtagggtAGGCGGGTAGGGCCGCTAAAATGGTATATTTATGTAAAGTATAAGCTAGTATAGAAATAGATACCTGCAGCTACAATGTCTTGTTGTttacaattaggtacctaccaattatccattaggtacatattatagtcaAATAGAGCTTAATCCGGAAGTCCTATGGTTATTTCCAATAcgttatgtaagtatataatgtgTAGGAAATTCAAAAACTCAAAATGAAATCAGTAACCTTATCTACGCGTGCTTACGGATATCCTAAAACCCTGCAGTAACTGTATAATGCTGACATGTATACcacgttaaaaatatatgcattagatacttaatatatatcatacattatgAAATAAGGGCGTCGTTGTAGGTCCCCTAGGTCGTACGAAGGCTACGGAAAGTATATTATGAGGTCTACTCTACACTGCAGTATAGTTCACCCCACTGGTCAGCGgatataaatattacagttaTAAAAAAGGTCATGTGAAGgtggttttatttataaaatattcttattgcTATAGGCCGCTTgaaataggtatattagttCTCTGGCATAACAACACTTTctttgaaatgttttaaaataggtgtaagaatataatgtttaatgtatacctattacctatatatgtataacttaAATCTTAAGTTCCCGTTATGGTGGAATTTATATTGTGGCAGCTTAGAAAACTATAAAACTTTACTTAGTTAAGGTTGTTGAAGcaaaaaaattggaatattGCAgcaagcaatatattatattttaatttttaaccataatATGCCTATATTCGTCAattcgaattcaaatttatttaatatttttgttttttcataaaatgtttttgattattattttcactgaCAGACTTAATAAACGATCAATATGATGGGTTAACATTATGTAAACATAGATATTATCACTTAATCAGCACACGTTCACTGAGAGTCATATATTGTTTAAGAAtagtatcacaaaaaaatatgtgaaaaatttggtttttgtcTAACCTCTAACCCTggtgatatataattttatctattgtatataggtataccgcaGTTACGAATTTTATGTAAACctgtaaaatgttatataatattataaatgcgcGTTTCGTGCTCGCTTGTCGTCGGACGCGTTCGGCGGGGGCGTCAAAGGTCTCCCCGCTTGCACGCGAATAAAAATACATCGcatccattaaaataataataataataaagataatgataatatattcgaCGAGAGTTTGGGGCCATTGTTGTTGCAAAGCCAACCGAGCGCGGCGTCGTTATGTGCGCGAGTGaccgtgcgtgcgtgcgtgcacAAGCGTCGGGAcgcacgttataatattattgttgcgtAATGGCGTATGGGTACCCGCTTgtgcacacgcacacacgagCGCACGCACACACGAGCGCGGGCGCGCCACTGCCCCGACGCTACGGCCGCCGCGGGTAGGCGTACGCGGCCGAACGCGCAGCGGACGGGCAAGCGGGTGGCGACGGCAAAAGTCGACTATGGCACGTAACTGCAAAGCGGCGGACGGTGGCCACGTTGACGACtgcggacgacgacgacgata
This genomic window from Metopolophium dirhodum isolate CAU chromosome 1, ASM1992520v1, whole genome shotgun sequence contains:
- the LOC132934396 gene encoding uncharacterized protein LOC132934396, whose protein sequence is MKSERISGTIESSSSEVNESSNSPKSCNDSGSQKAMSFVASTYGGGDDPISVETSKVVDQCAGESPRARLNSQRFIDDGDDVIIDEQTEIENKMSERFSDEDRPRSTDRPTVENDSGFDRYDAKDSGQSFCADGDRDCDDSSLTSSWLLGTDEIITGRRIRPSPNKRVAAVTTAVKGRKKRNPALGRKKALARLRGSHSAENGNKAEGLSSSFLPLPPNPIPIVDSGKYFENASVAPSRQQREKQIKDAYAAPEENNRTSAAAMARRTTDRCHEASSLINRRMGNREITRTNKIIVDKILNVRTTIPKTKK